Proteins co-encoded in one Methylobacterium sp. WL1 genomic window:
- a CDS encoding glycosyltransferase translates to MGTAGKTVSVVIATYNGSAFIREQLESVINQTIKPIEIIVADDGSSDETLDIVRSIAARSAVAIKITVNDINLGFRDNFLMAALSAKGDFVAFCDQDDIWDLEKLACAAHHFDNKNISLIVHAASSLDQATGKLVKFTQGIERTGVKPPLSYDPWLTFFGFSIVFRRELLSLANIEGRFRDFIVPKEKIAHDRWIVFLGQVVGETAEFDKPLVTYRQHSTNLFGDGRRSQKTRGYDPIKEFDDYISATADMVEVIRNLPTETEVTFPLFDRRKAIDFFQRALHQLEQRKRVYISRNRRRGLLAVVGNIRSGVYRSVHRDDIRWRSIARDLKYCAIRS, encoded by the coding sequence ATGGGTACTGCAGGAAAAACTGTTTCGGTCGTTATAGCCACCTATAACGGCTCGGCGTTTATCCGCGAGCAGCTTGAAAGCGTCATCAATCAAACCATCAAGCCGATTGAGATTATCGTCGCCGATGACGGGTCGAGCGACGAAACGCTAGATATCGTCAGGTCGATTGCGGCTCGTTCGGCGGTGGCCATCAAAATCACGGTCAACGACATCAATCTCGGATTTCGCGACAATTTTCTGATGGCGGCGTTGTCGGCCAAAGGGGACTTCGTAGCCTTCTGTGACCAGGATGATATTTGGGATCTGGAGAAACTTGCTTGCGCAGCGCACCATTTTGACAACAAGAATATTTCGTTGATCGTTCACGCCGCTTCAAGTCTCGATCAAGCAACTGGTAAGCTGGTAAAATTTACTCAGGGCATCGAGCGCACGGGAGTGAAGCCGCCGCTGAGCTACGATCCCTGGCTGACATTCTTCGGCTTCTCCATCGTGTTTCGTCGGGAATTGTTGAGCCTAGCCAATATCGAAGGCCGATTCCGCGACTTCATAGTCCCCAAAGAAAAGATTGCACACGACAGATGGATCGTTTTTCTCGGCCAAGTCGTGGGCGAGACTGCCGAGTTCGATAAGCCGCTCGTGACGTACCGCCAACATTCGACAAATCTATTTGGCGATGGCCGACGCAGTCAAAAAACGAGAGGCTACGACCCAATCAAAGAATTCGACGATTATATCTCTGCGACCGCCGATATGGTCGAAGTGATCCGCAATCTCCCAACTGAGACCGAGGTCACCTTTCCGCTTTTCGACCGCAGGAAAGCGATCGATTTTTTCCAACGGGCACTTCATCAGCTCGAGCAGCGCAAGCGGGTTTACATCTCGCGCAACAGGCGCCGGGGTTTGTTGGCCGTGGTCGGTAACATCCGATCGGGGGTTTACCGGTCCGTCCACCGCGATGACATTCGATGGCGCTCGATCGCACGCGATCTCAAGTACTGCGCGATACGGTCGTAG
- a CDS encoding TetR/AcrR family transcriptional regulator has product MTARTARGPLLKPRKNPEQSRSAETVRTILEGAARVLEERGLAGYTTNAVAERAGVSVGSVYQYFPGKDALTAALVARETGLLIAAVHAAAEAATPELGLQRIVQAAVAHQMSRPRLALLLDREENRLQPADSLDAVHRAISDAFLTLLARLEPGPPVAIEIAAGDLFALVRGMVDAAGERGEQAGDALEHRVLRAVFGYLGLPAVLP; this is encoded by the coding sequence ATGACCGCCCGGACGGCGCGCGGGCCGCTGCTCAAGCCCCGGAAAAACCCGGAACAATCGCGGTCTGCCGAGACGGTGCGGACGATCCTCGAAGGCGCGGCTCGCGTTCTGGAGGAGCGCGGGCTGGCCGGCTACACGACCAATGCCGTGGCCGAGCGGGCCGGCGTCTCGGTCGGGTCGGTCTACCAGTACTTCCCCGGCAAGGATGCGCTGACCGCGGCCCTGGTCGCGCGGGAGACCGGCCTGCTGATCGCCGCGGTGCACGCCGCGGCCGAGGCGGCGACGCCGGAACTCGGACTGCAACGCATTGTGCAGGCGGCCGTCGCCCATCAGATGTCCCGGCCACGTCTCGCGTTGCTGCTCGACCGCGAAGAGAACCGGCTCCAGCCGGCCGACAGCCTTGACGCGGTCCACCGGGCGATCTCGGACGCGTTCCTGACCCTGCTGGCACGCCTCGAACCCGGACCGCCCGTCGCGATCGAGATTGCCGCGGGCGACCTGTTCGCGCTTGTGCGGGGCATGGTGGATGCCGCCGGGGAGCGGGGCGAGCAGGCCGGCGATGCGCTCGAACATCGGGTCCTGCGCGCGGTGTTCGGCTATTTAGGATTGCCCGCGGTGCTGCCGTAA
- a CDS encoding darcynin family protein: MSHPTFNPKLTVFMLVKTSPEWLAMSIDDRFARLREVFEPILRRHADSVTLRFYDAEFYTARFTDLWVWEASEHHAYESVVEALRETPFWDRWFTIVEIIPAVENAYATHYDWAPLAA, from the coding sequence ATGTCCCACCCGACCTTCAACCCCAAACTCACCGTCTTCATGCTGGTGAAGACCTCGCCCGAATGGCTCGCGATGTCGATCGACGATCGCTTCGCCCGGTTGCGCGAGGTGTTCGAGCCGATCCTGCGCCGCCACGCGGATTCCGTGACGCTGCGCTTCTACGACGCCGAATTCTACACGGCCCGCTTCACGGATCTCTGGGTCTGGGAGGCCAGCGAGCATCATGCCTACGAAAGCGTCGTCGAAGCCTTGCGCGAGACGCCGTTCTGGGACCGGTGGTTCACGATCGTCGAGATCATCCCGGCGGTGGAGAACGCCTATGCGACCCATTACGACTGGGCGCCCCTGGCCGCGTGA
- a CDS encoding DUF1330 domain-containing protein — protein sequence MAKVYIIVRMTVTDPETYAAYAEMASAAMRLHGAKPLVRGGRSEALEGEARPRNVVLEFDSYDAARAYYFSPEYQAAKAKRLPAGIGEVVLVEGAD from the coding sequence ATGGCGAAGGTCTACATCATCGTCCGGATGACGGTCACCGACCCGGAGACCTACGCGGCCTATGCCGAGATGGCCTCCGCGGCGATGCGGCTTCACGGCGCCAAGCCCCTGGTGCGGGGCGGACGTAGCGAGGCGCTGGAGGGCGAGGCCCGGCCGCGCAACGTCGTGCTGGAATTCGATTCCTACGACGCCGCGCGGGCCTATTATTTCTCGCCGGAATACCAGGCGGCCAAGGCGAAACGCCTGCCCGCCGGTATCGGCGAGGTCGTGCTTGTCGAAGGTGCCGACTGA
- a CDS encoding DUF3108 domain-containing protein, with protein MRILGTVLAVATLGAPAEAARRAKRNAAAAPATVTVDYSINLAGLPIGTARLAGSFERDHYLMDVSATLTGLVGAITGGRGSARASGIFSAAPQPGAFSIATHTASSGIAVRMALAHGNVVQAEITPPLVDMQDRVPITADHKRGIMDPVSALLMPAQGRGELLDPANCNRSLPVFDGATRFNVVLSYAETRAVQKPGYAGPVLVCTARYQAVAGHRPDRPGVKFMEDNREMSVWLAPVEGTRALVPLRISVLTTIGTNIIEATRWTQGAAAGTAGASVAQASLPGQ; from the coding sequence ATGCGCATTCTCGGGACCGTGCTCGCCGTCGCGACGCTCGGTGCCCCGGCCGAAGCCGCCCGGCGCGCGAAGCGGAACGCCGCAGCCGCCCCCGCCACGGTGACGGTCGATTACAGCATCAACCTCGCGGGCCTGCCGATCGGCACCGCCCGGCTCGCCGGCAGCTTCGAGCGCGACCATTACCTGATGGATGTCTCCGCGACGCTGACCGGGCTGGTCGGGGCGATCACCGGCGGCAGGGGCTCGGCCCGGGCGTCAGGCATCTTCTCGGCGGCGCCGCAGCCCGGCGCGTTCTCGATCGCCACGCACACGGCGAGTTCCGGGATCGCGGTGCGCATGGCGCTGGCGCACGGCAACGTCGTGCAGGCCGAGATCACGCCCCCCCTCGTCGACATGCAGGACCGGGTGCCGATCACGGCCGACCACAAGCGCGGCATCATGGATCCGGTGAGCGCTCTGCTGATGCCAGCACAGGGCCGGGGCGAGTTGCTCGATCCAGCCAATTGCAACCGTAGCCTGCCGGTGTTCGACGGTGCGACCCGGTTCAACGTGGTGCTGAGCTACGCCGAGACCCGCGCGGTGCAGAAACCCGGTTATGCCGGCCCGGTTCTGGTTTGCACGGCCCGCTATCAGGCGGTGGCCGGCCACAGGCCGGATCGACCCGGGGTGAAGTTCATGGAGGACAACCGCGAGATGTCGGTCTGGCTCGCCCCGGTCGAAGGCACGCGGGCGCTCGTCCCGCTGCGCATCTCGGTGCTCACCACCATCGGTACCAACATCATCGAGGCGACGCGCTGGACCCAGGGCGCTGCCGCCGGGACGGCCGGGGCGAGCGTCGCGCAGGCGAGTTTGCCCGGGCAATAG
- the rpmB gene encoding 50S ribosomal protein L28, whose amino-acid sequence MARRCELTGKAVQVGHLVSHSNHKTKCRFLPNLCNVTLQSDALGKRVRLRITAHALRSVEHRGGLDAFLVKAGEGDLSQTARLLKREIHKKLAETTAVAA is encoded by the coding sequence ATGGCGCGCCGCTGCGAACTCACCGGCAAGGCCGTTCAGGTCGGCCACCTCGTGAGCCACTCGAACCACAAGACCAAGTGCCGGTTCCTGCCGAACCTGTGCAATGTCACGCTCCAGTCGGACGCGCTCGGCAAGCGGGTGCGCCTGCGCATCACCGCGCACGCTCTGCGCTCGGTGGAGCACCGCGGCGGCCTCGACGCTTTCCTGGTTAAGGCCGGCGAGGGCGACCTGTCGCAGACCGCCCGCCTGCTGAAGCGCGAGATCCACAAGAAGCTCGCCGAGACCACGGCCGTCGCGGCCTGA
- a CDS encoding MarR family winged helix-turn-helix transcriptional regulator produces the protein MGELPRAGEGKRGLDGHLGYLLRQAAHAHRQRVEQRLSGICLTLPQFSVLTILAAYPGHSSADLARLALVTPQTMSVIVANLLKAGLVVRERHRVHGRIQTLTLTAAGEAMLEAAKRHVYALEAEMLNDLTPTQQTEIRQWLTRIARAPG, from the coding sequence ATGGGTGAGCTGCCGCGGGCAGGCGAAGGCAAGCGCGGCCTCGATGGGCATCTCGGCTACCTCTTGCGGCAGGCGGCCCACGCACACAGGCAGCGTGTCGAGCAGCGGTTGAGCGGCATCTGCCTGACGCTGCCGCAGTTTTCAGTCCTGACGATCTTGGCTGCTTATCCAGGCCATAGCAGCGCGGATCTCGCCCGCCTCGCACTCGTGACGCCGCAGACCATGAGCGTCATCGTTGCGAATCTGCTGAAGGCCGGCCTCGTCGTACGGGAGCGGCACCGGGTCCACGGCCGCATCCAGACCCTGACGCTGACCGCGGCCGGTGAGGCGATGCTCGAAGCCGCCAAGCGGCACGTCTACGCGCTGGAGGCCGAGATGCTGAACGACCTTACGCCCACGCAGCAGACGGAGATCCGCCAATGGCTGACACGAATCGCGCGGGCACCCGGATAG
- a CDS encoding carboxymuconolactone decarboxylase family protein — MSDVEPSDDAGFSYDLFRTGLPAAHAALLALGKAVDEAGLDKRLSEIVKIRVSQINGCAFCVGFHLDTARRLGLAEHTLDLVAVWRDSPVFSPRERAALAWAEHLTRMADGAAPLAEQSPLFSRDEMLLLNVAIANINAWNRIAGGLHFAPLARSMS; from the coding sequence ATGTCCGATGTCGAACCGTCTGACGACGCGGGCTTTTCGTACGACCTGTTCAGGACCGGGTTACCGGCGGCTCACGCCGCGCTTCTCGCCCTCGGCAAGGCCGTCGATGAGGCGGGTCTCGACAAGCGCCTCAGCGAGATCGTGAAGATCCGCGTGTCGCAGATTAATGGATGCGCGTTCTGCGTCGGCTTCCATCTCGACACGGCCCGCCGGCTCGGCCTTGCCGAGCACACCCTCGATCTGGTTGCGGTCTGGCGCGACAGTCCGGTCTTCTCTCCGCGTGAGCGCGCCGCCCTGGCCTGGGCCGAGCATCTCACACGCATGGCCGATGGGGCGGCACCCCTGGCCGAACAATCGCCGTTGTTCAGCCGGGACGAGATGCTGCTCCTGAACGTCGCGATCGCCAACATCAACGCCTGGAACCGCATCGCGGGGGGCCTGCATTTCGCGCCGCTCGCCCGTTCGATGAGCTGA
- the cobT gene encoding cobaltochelatase subunit CobT, which produces MSISNRKPGERRESVAEPLKRSVAGCLRAIARRSEVEVTYATDRPALTGDKARLPEPPRKLSAQDVAVLRGNADAMALRLGCHDIAVHRRLAPENAAARAVYDAVEQARVEAIGSRRMTGVASNLTAMLEDRYHRGGKYETITDRADAPMEDAVALMVRERLTGQQPPEAAAKIVELWRSHIEAKAGPNLDGLIGSIEDQRKFARSVRDLLTSLDMSDETPFDSEDDENDDENDAQDDEQNPSEGDSEEKSQGERAEIETSEEASDEIEEGAQESADAPSGELPDEAEDAESEEASEASKPPQRQGNEARGPEYRVFNPRFDEIIHAEELCDAEELSRLRSYLDKQLSHLQGVVGRLANRLQRRLLAQQNRAWDFDLEEGQLDPARLVRVVIDPYQPLSFKQEKDTNFRDTVVTLLLDNSGSMRGRPITVAATCADILARTLERCGVKVEILGFTTRAWKGGQSREAWLAAGKPPNAGRLNDLRHIVYKSADAPWRRARKNLGLMMREGLLKENIDGEALDWAHKRLLGRPEQRKILMVISDGAPVDDSTLSVNAGNYLERHLRWMIEEIETRSPVELLAIGIGHDVTRYYRRAVTIIDAEELGGAMTEKLAELFEENGSPAPVGRALRAAGGRR; this is translated from the coding sequence ATGTCCATCTCCAACCGCAAGCCCGGCGAGCGCCGCGAATCCGTGGCCGAGCCCCTAAAGCGCTCGGTGGCCGGGTGCCTGCGCGCCATCGCCCGCCGGTCGGAAGTCGAGGTCACCTACGCCACCGACCGGCCGGCGCTCACCGGTGACAAGGCCCGCCTGCCAGAGCCACCCCGCAAGCTCTCGGCGCAGGACGTGGCGGTGCTACGCGGCAATGCCGACGCCATGGCGCTGCGGCTCGGCTGCCACGACATCGCCGTGCACCGCAGGCTCGCTCCCGAGAACGCCGCCGCCCGCGCGGTCTACGACGCGGTCGAGCAGGCCCGCGTCGAGGCGATCGGGTCACGGCGGATGACCGGTGTCGCCAGCAACCTCACCGCGATGCTGGAGGACCGCTACCATCGCGGCGGCAAGTACGAGACCATCACGGACAGGGCCGACGCGCCGATGGAGGACGCCGTCGCCCTGATGGTGCGCGAGCGCCTCACCGGGCAGCAGCCCCCCGAGGCGGCCGCCAAGATCGTCGAGCTGTGGCGTTCGCATATCGAGGCCAAGGCCGGCCCCAACCTCGATGGCCTGATCGGGTCGATCGAGGACCAGCGCAAGTTCGCCCGTTCGGTGCGTGACCTGCTGACCTCCCTCGACATGTCGGACGAGACGCCGTTCGACTCCGAGGATGACGAGAACGACGACGAGAACGACGCCCAGGACGACGAGCAGAACCCGAGCGAGGGCGATTCCGAGGAGAAGAGCCAGGGCGAGCGTGCCGAGATCGAGACCTCGGAGGAAGCCTCCGACGAGATCGAGGAGGGCGCTCAGGAATCCGCCGACGCGCCGTCCGGCGAATTACCCGACGAGGCCGAGGATGCGGAATCCGAGGAAGCCTCGGAGGCATCGAAGCCGCCCCAGCGCCAGGGTAACGAGGCCCGCGGGCCGGAATACCGCGTGTTCAACCCCCGCTTCGACGAGATCATTCACGCCGAGGAGCTGTGCGACGCCGAGGAGCTGTCGCGTCTGCGCAGCTACCTCGACAAGCAGCTCTCGCACCTGCAGGGCGTCGTCGGCCGCCTCGCCAACCGGCTGCAACGCCGCCTCCTGGCGCAGCAGAACCGGGCCTGGGACTTCGACCTCGAGGAGGGCCAGCTGGATCCGGCGCGGCTCGTCCGCGTCGTCATCGATCCCTACCAGCCGCTCTCCTTCAAGCAGGAGAAGGACACCAACTTCCGCGACACCGTGGTCACGCTCCTCCTCGACAATTCGGGGTCGATGCGCGGGCGTCCGATCACCGTGGCTGCAACCTGCGCCGACATCCTGGCGCGGACGCTGGAGCGCTGCGGCGTCAAGGTCGAGATCCTGGGCTTCACGACCCGGGCCTGGAAGGGTGGCCAAAGCCGCGAGGCCTGGCTCGCCGCCGGCAAGCCGCCGAACGCCGGCCGCCTGAACGACCTGCGCCACATCGTCTACAAGTCCGCGGACGCGCCGTGGCGTCGGGCCCGCAAGAATCTCGGGCTGATGATGCGCGAGGGTCTCCTGAAGGAGAACATCGACGGCGAGGCCCTGGACTGGGCGCATAAGCGTCTGCTCGGCCGCCCCGAGCAGCGCAAGATCCTGATGGTGATTTCGGACGGCGCGCCGGTCGACGACTCGACCCTGTCGGTCAATGCCGGCAACTACCTGGAGCGGCACCTGCGCTGGATGATCGAGGAGATCGAGACCCGTTCGCCGGTGGAGCTTCTGGCCATCGGTATCGGCCACGACGTGACCCGCTACTATCGTCGGGCCGTGACGATCATCGACGCCGAGGAGCTGGGCGGCGCCATGACCGAGAAGCTCGCCGAGCTGTTCGAGGAGAACGGATCGCCGGCCCCGGTAGGCCGCGCCCTGCGTGCGGCCGGCGGACGGCGCTGA
- a CDS encoding DUF29 domain-containing protein: MGDTMAHPAWTGEDASAASHAKGRACHADDVFIWFQGRVALLRSGQVDALDLDDVAEALREVGLEQSDKLESAIEVSLAHVPKWGHGPEKRSLSWSRTIAEQRMRINTQLHRNSGLESRIVEAVADRYRLGQLQAARTMKRSLETLPAECPYNGDAIVNRPFEFEADR, encoded by the coding sequence ATGGGGGACACGATGGCGCATCCGGCATGGACAGGCGAAGACGCTTCGGCGGCTTCGCATGCCAAGGGTCGGGCGTGCCATGCGGACGATGTCTTCATCTGGTTTCAGGGGCGGGTCGCACTGCTCCGTTCCGGCCAAGTGGACGCACTCGACCTCGACGACGTCGCCGAGGCGTTGCGTGAGGTTGGCTTGGAACAATCCGATAAGCTCGAGAGCGCGATCGAGGTATCGTTGGCCCACGTGCCCAAATGGGGCCATGGACCCGAAAAGCGCAGCTTGAGTTGGTCGCGCACGATCGCCGAGCAGCGGATGCGGATCAACACGCAGTTGCACAGGAACTCGGGCCTTGAGTCGCGCATCGTCGAGGCTGTCGCTGATCGCTATCGGCTTGGTCAGCTCCAGGCCGCGCGCACGATGAAGCGCTCGCTCGAAACACTGCCCGCGGAGTGTCCCTACAACGGGGACGCCATCGTGAATCGCCCCTTCGAATTCGAGGCCGACCGGTAG
- the cobS gene encoding cobaltochelatase subunit CobS — protein MLSDDTPAALPDRTVSVREVFGIDLDLKVPAYAEPEEHVPDLDPDYIFDRETTLAILAGFARNRRVMVTGYHGTGKSTHIEQVAARLNWPCIRINLDSHVSRIDLVGKDAIVLKDGKQVTAFQDGILPWALQNNVALVFDEYDAGRPDVMFVIQRVLELSGRLTLLDQKRVIRPHPAFRLFATANTVGLGDTSGLYHGTQQINQGQMDRWSIVTTLNYLPHDREVDIVLSKALHYRSDQGRDIVNRMVRVADLTRNAFMNGDLSTVMSPRTVITWAENADIFKDVGFAFRVTFLNKCDELERTLVAEFYQRAFGKELPESALNVALS, from the coding sequence ATGCTCTCTGACGACACGCCCGCCGCGCTGCCCGATCGCACCGTCTCCGTCCGCGAGGTTTTCGGCATCGACCTCGACCTCAAGGTCCCGGCCTATGCCGAGCCCGAGGAGCATGTCCCCGATCTCGATCCGGACTACATCTTCGACCGGGAGACGACGCTGGCTATCCTGGCCGGCTTCGCGCGCAACCGCCGCGTGATGGTCACGGGCTACCACGGCACCGGCAAGTCGACCCATATCGAGCAGGTCGCGGCCCGGCTGAACTGGCCCTGCATCCGGATCAACCTCGACAGCCACGTCTCGCGCATCGACCTCGTCGGCAAGGACGCGATCGTGCTCAAGGACGGCAAGCAGGTCACCGCCTTCCAGGATGGCATCCTGCCCTGGGCGCTCCAGAACAACGTCGCCCTGGTGTTCGACGAGTACGATGCCGGCCGCCCGGACGTGATGTTCGTGATCCAGCGCGTGCTGGAGTTGTCGGGCCGGCTGACGCTGCTGGACCAGAAGCGCGTGATCCGCCCGCACCCGGCCTTCCGGCTGTTCGCCACGGCCAACACGGTCGGGCTCGGCGACACCTCGGGCCTCTATCACGGCACCCAGCAGATCAATCAGGGCCAAATGGATCGCTGGTCCATCGTGACCACGCTGAACTACCTGCCGCACGACCGCGAGGTCGACATCGTGCTCTCGAAGGCGCTGCACTACCGCAGCGACCAGGGCCGGGACATCGTTAACCGGATGGTGCGCGTGGCGGACCTGACCCGCAACGCCTTCATGAACGGCGACCTCTCGACCGTCATGAGCCCGCGCACGGTGATCACCTGGGCCGAGAACGCCGACATCTTCAAGGATGTGGGCTTCGCGTTCCGGGTGACCTTCCTGAACAAGTGCGACGAGCTGGAGCGGACCCTCGTGGCCGAGTTCTACCAGCGGGCCTTCGGCAAGGAGCTGCCCGAGAGCGCGTTGAACGTCGCCTTGAGCTGA
- a CDS encoding DnaJ domain-containing protein has translation MDLNSRLFDSIRIRKPSCDEPKPAAEALCESPGCTRPGPHRAPKGRKAEGQYWRFCIDHVRAYNASYNYFDGMNDAAVQAYQKDAIIGHRPTWAMGVNPAGQGKPAEEPTRDWAYVDPLGILRGAGVGDGRRRNSQPEPEKPRRTATVRRALDVMGLEEGADGPAIKAQYKALVKRFHPDANGGDRSFEERLRDIIRAHDVLRAAGLC, from the coding sequence ATGGATCTCAACTCGCGCCTGTTCGACAGCATCCGGATCAGGAAACCGTCTTGCGACGAGCCGAAGCCCGCGGCCGAGGCCCTGTGCGAGAGCCCGGGCTGCACCCGGCCGGGCCCGCACCGCGCCCCGAAGGGCCGGAAGGCGGAAGGCCAGTACTGGCGGTTCTGCATCGATCACGTCCGCGCCTACAACGCGAGCTATAACTACTTCGACGGCATGAACGATGCCGCCGTCCAAGCCTACCAGAAGGACGCGATCATCGGGCACCGCCCGACCTGGGCGATGGGCGTGAACCCCGCGGGTCAGGGCAAGCCGGCCGAGGAGCCGACCCGGGACTGGGCCTACGTCGATCCGCTCGGCATCCTGCGCGGCGCGGGCGTCGGCGACGGACGTCGGCGCAACAGCCAGCCGGAGCCGGAGAAACCCCGCCGTACCGCCACGGTACGCCGCGCCCTCGACGTCATGGGCCTCGAGGAGGGGGCGGACGGGCCGGCCATCAAGGCGCAGTACAAGGCGCTGGTGAAGCGCTTCCACCCTGACGCCAATGGCGGCGACCGCTCGTTCGAGGAGCGTCTGCGCGACATCATCCGCGCCCATGACGTCTTGCGCGCCGCCGGACTCTGCTGA
- a CDS encoding BolA family protein — protein sequence MTDGTGEDGTLRGWMEAKLRAELAPAHLDVIDESHLHAGHSGARPGGETHYRLDIVASAFEGKSRVERHRLVNALMDEAFGRGLHALALRVRTPAEAG from the coding sequence ATGACTGACGGGACTGGTGAGGACGGCACCCTTCGGGGCTGGATGGAGGCGAAGCTGCGCGCGGAACTCGCGCCGGCGCACCTCGATGTAATCGACGAATCGCACCTGCATGCGGGCCATTCCGGCGCGCGGCCCGGGGGCGAGACCCATTACCGGCTCGACATCGTCGCATCGGCGTTCGAGGGCAAGAGCCGTGTGGAGCGGCACCGCTTGGTCAACGCGCTCATGGACGAGGCTTTCGGGCGTGGCCTGCACGCCCTGGCGTTGCGCGTCCGGACCCCGGCCGAGGCCGGCTGA
- the arfB gene encoding alternative ribosome rescue aminoacyl-tRNA hydrolase ArfB, which produces MSLRVNARIAIADDEIELSFMRASGAGGQNVNKVETAVQLRWSVLASPSVDERVKANLYKLAGRRLTKDGVLILSGQRHRTQERNRADVLQRLVDLVTEAAKPPPPIRRATKPTKGSKERRIGAKKSRAVVKQGRGSYRHSDG; this is translated from the coding sequence ATGTCCCTGCGGGTGAACGCACGGATCGCCATCGCGGACGACGAGATCGAGCTGTCCTTCATGCGTGCCTCCGGGGCGGGCGGACAGAACGTCAACAAGGTCGAGACCGCGGTCCAGTTGCGCTGGTCGGTCCTGGCCTCCCCCTCGGTCGACGAGCGGGTCAAGGCGAACCTGTACAAGCTCGCCGGCCGGCGCCTGACCAAGGATGGCGTTTTGATCCTGTCCGGGCAGCGGCACAGGACCCAGGAGCGCAATCGGGCCGACGTGCTGCAACGGCTGGTCGATCTCGTGACCGAGGCGGCTAAGCCGCCGCCGCCCATCCGTCGCGCGACGAAGCCGACCAAGGGCTCGAAGGAGCGGCGCATCGGCGCCAAGAAGAGCCGTGCCGTGGTCAAGCAGGGGCGCGGCAGCTATCGGCATTCCGACGGCTGA
- a CDS encoding YoaK family protein yields MADFGGRDDGRAPERKPDLPADRSFPADPRTRISFAIALALLAGCADSIGFLEFSQLFMSFMSGNTTRFGVAVSNGDWENVTRVASTISLFCFGAFLGTLIAAWVGRWRLAVLLTLQALLLAGGLLMPWGTFAYPLHAYPIVLALGLQNATLQDEGGRSLALTYVTGAVVRFGTGCANLLLGTVAPSFWIQAPLWAGLSTGAVLGGLLDLRYGESAFLFPAGLAAILALIAIALTIAKPGSTLVAGSSPAPDASPKAEVIDAIH; encoded by the coding sequence ATGGCGGATTTCGGCGGCAGGGACGATGGGCGCGCACCGGAGCGCAAGCCCGACCTGCCAGCGGACCGGTCCTTCCCAGCGGATCCCCGGACGCGCATCTCCTTCGCCATCGCGCTGGCGTTGCTGGCGGGTTGCGCCGATTCCATCGGCTTCCTGGAATTCTCGCAGCTGTTCATGTCGTTCATGTCGGGCAACACGACCCGATTCGGCGTGGCGGTTTCCAACGGCGACTGGGAGAACGTCACCCGCGTCGCCAGCACGATCAGCCTGTTCTGCTTCGGCGCCTTCCTGGGCACGCTGATCGCCGCCTGGGTCGGGCGCTGGCGGCTGGCCGTCCTGCTGACGCTCCAGGCGCTGCTGCTCGCGGGCGGACTGCTGATGCCCTGGGGCACCTTCGCTTATCCGCTGCACGCCTACCCGATCGTGCTGGCTCTGGGCCTGCAGAACGCGACGCTTCAGGATGAAGGCGGCCGCTCGCTGGCACTGACCTACGTGACCGGCGCGGTGGTGCGGTTCGGGACGGGCTGCGCCAACCTGCTCCTCGGCACGGTGGCCCCGTCGTTCTGGATCCAAGCGCCGCTCTGGGCCGGTCTCAGCACCGGCGCCGTGCTGGGCGGCCTGCTCGATCTCCGCTACGGCGAATCCGCCTTCCTGTTCCCCGCCGGCCTCGCGGCGATCCTGGCGCTGATCGCGATCGCGCTCACCATCGCCAAGCCGGGAAGCACCCTGGTCGCCGGCTCGTCGCCCGCCCCCGACGCGAGCCCAAAGGCGGAGGTGATCGACGCGATCCACTAG